From Thermoanaerobaculum aquaticum, one genomic window encodes:
- a CDS encoding nuclear transport factor 2 family protein gives MVALLLLLATLQAPTPETPPEVPPEAQVLQTLEELRKGEMFLDADHLEPLVAYSMTLVEGCRRLSGRAAFLEPLRSLREAGAVVTRLLFQEVNARVYGASAVVTYRFVRQVKGGPEAGKSEGFSTDVFEKREDGVWILVHRHRVTPCRPHPGSAP, from the coding sequence ATGGTTGCGCTCTTGCTTTTGCTCGCCACCCTGCAAGCGCCTACGCCGGAGACACCACCGGAGGTACCGCCAGAGGCGCAGGTCCTCCAAACCCTTGAGGAGCTGCGGAAGGGGGAAATGTTTCTGGATGCCGACCACCTGGAGCCTCTGGTGGCCTACTCCATGACCCTGGTGGAGGGCTGCCGCAGGCTTTCCGGCCGAGCTGCCTTCCTGGAGCCCCTCCGCAGCTTGCGCGAAGCTGGAGCTGTGGTCACACGCCTGCTGTTCCAGGAAGTGAACGCCCGCGTGTACGGCGCCAGCGCCGTGGTGACCTACCGCTTCGTGCGGCAGGTCAAAGGCGGGCCGGAAGCCGGCAAGAGCGAAGGCTTTTCCACCGACGTTTTCGAAAAACGCGAGGACGGGGTGTGGATCCTAGTGCACCGGCATCGGGTCACGCCTTGCCGCCCGCATCCGGGTAGCGCACCGTAA
- the queF gene encoding preQ(1) synthase, whose product MVQAEGKTFPFVGEEAIRPDFLETFAYEYPQREAEITIETDEWNCVCPFSGLPDFGTLVIRYVPDRLCLELKSLKYYLTSFRQVGIYQEHAANRLLEDLVRAVQPKRMEVTLDYRLRGGIHTVVTVRYPDAGGKA is encoded by the coding sequence ATGGTGCAAGCCGAAGGTAAAACCTTTCCGTTTGTGGGGGAGGAGGCCATCCGGCCGGATTTTTTGGAGACCTTTGCTTACGAGTACCCGCAGCGGGAAGCGGAAATCACCATTGAAACCGATGAGTGGAACTGCGTGTGCCCGTTTTCCGGGCTGCCCGACTTTGGAACCCTGGTGATCCGCTACGTTCCCGACCGTCTTTGCCTCGAGCTCAAGTCCCTGAAGTACTACCTCACCTCCTTTCGCCAGGTGGGGATTTACCAGGAGCACGCTGCCAACCGCCTGCTGGAGGATTTGGTGCGGGCGGTGCAGCCCAAGCGCATGGAGGTCACCCTGGACTACCGGCTGCGGGGCGGCATCCACACGGTGGTTACGGTGCGCTACCCGGATGCGGGCGGCAAGGCGTGA
- a CDS encoding uracil-DNA glycosylase, giving the protein MGEGETSSGIRENLLSCRKCSRLVGFRESCALRVPPRFREEVARHGFWARPVPAFGDPNAFLAIVGLAPAAFGANRTGRMFTGDRSGDFLYAALHRFGLASQGESRHREDGLALFGVFITAALRCAPPKNRPLPAELAACRPFLQADLASLSRLRVILALGGIAHEAVLAAWPGGCPRPKPKFGHGREHLLAGGVVLVDSYHVSQQNTFTGRLTAAAFDTILARCLQLAGEESHHGASRR; this is encoded by the coding sequence ATGGGGGAAGGGGAAACCTCGTCAGGGATCAGGGAAAATTTGCTTTCTTGCCGGAAGTGCTCGCGGTTGGTGGGGTTTCGGGAAAGCTGTGCGCTGCGGGTGCCCCCCCGTTTCCGGGAGGAGGTGGCGCGGCACGGTTTTTGGGCCAGGCCGGTGCCGGCTTTTGGAGACCCCAACGCTTTTTTGGCCATCGTCGGTTTGGCTCCAGCGGCCTTTGGTGCCAACCGCACCGGGCGGATGTTCACCGGCGATCGCTCCGGGGACTTTCTCTACGCCGCGCTGCACCGCTTTGGGCTGGCGTCGCAAGGGGAAAGCCGGCACCGGGAGGATGGGCTGGCGCTTTTTGGGGTTTTTATCACGGCGGCCTTGCGCTGCGCGCCTCCCAAAAACCGGCCCCTCCCTGCCGAGCTGGCCGCCTGCCGCCCCTTTCTGCAGGCGGACCTTGCAAGCCTTTCCCGCCTGCGGGTGATTCTGGCGTTGGGCGGCATTGCTCATGAGGCGGTTTTGGCGGCCTGGCCGGGTGGGTGTCCCAGGCCCAAACCCAAATTTGGCCATGGCCGCGAGCACCTGCTAGCGGGAGGTGTGGTGCTGGTGGATTCCTACCACGTTTCCCAGCAAAACACCTTCACCGGTCGCCTCACCGCCGCCGCCTTCGATACAATCCTGGCGCGCTGTTTGCAGCTGGCGGGGGAGGAGAGCCACCATGGTGCAAGCCGAAGGTAA
- a CDS encoding cyclic nucleotide-binding domain-containing protein, with product MSRNPVEPHPIFAEKLSALAERLAAAGQYTFAAEVLEIAATLTPRAEPLRKRMLVLKELAKSAEDPEREYKRRNLEASHAVGMARILEGRGELGRAQEMFDLAKLRAPFHYLAYAGAGYLHLRRRDLRAALEEFVQARRLNPLDRKLAVECARIALELEDYLEALRHAVDALLLTQGVSDAEEAAARRRVETLANLCRLSREELAELHRQRAQLLQRACDHVALTRARLFSAYPLVGLGRKPTRPAVPQEDLLRLALDVRRFKVFRHFTDAQLLQLVQVARKEQFRAAQTLANEGQEDYDVFLILSGTVQVVRRTPVGAQVQASLSAGDLVGEVAFLDRRPRSSSLIITEPAVILRWEAEELSRLIHTNRELHAALLWSFWHALASKIRMANSAMNRIIAPGRTAVRQTAGQAGEPVRLDPADKVALLREQGLSASELRLLATYSREVRFPPETLIFAEGQRGDELYIVVDGQVRISRNLPGLGEEALAILGRGEIFGEMALIDDEPRSADARAHTQGCTLFVVDRSRLEEVLDLDPDAACQFLTLMCQILCRRLRAMNDRLLAWHLMAMHE from the coding sequence ATGAGCAGGAACCCGGTGGAACCGCACCCCATCTTTGCCGAAAAGCTTTCGGCACTGGCGGAGAGGCTTGCGGCTGCAGGGCAGTACACCTTTGCCGCCGAGGTTTTGGAAATTGCCGCCACCCTCACCCCCCGCGCCGAGCCCCTGCGCAAGCGCATGCTGGTGCTCAAGGAGCTGGCCAAGTCGGCGGAGGACCCGGAGCGGGAGTACAAGCGCCGCAACCTGGAGGCCTCCCATGCCGTGGGCATGGCGCGCATCTTGGAAGGGCGTGGGGAGCTGGGGCGCGCCCAGGAGATGTTTGACCTGGCCAAGCTGCGGGCGCCCTTTCACTACCTGGCCTACGCCGGTGCCGGTTACCTCCACCTTCGCCGCCGGGACCTGCGCGCCGCCCTGGAGGAGTTCGTCCAGGCCCGCCGCCTTAACCCTCTGGACCGCAAGCTGGCGGTGGAATGCGCCCGCATTGCCCTGGAGCTTGAGGATTACCTGGAGGCCCTGCGCCACGCGGTGGACGCCCTGCTGCTTACCCAGGGTGTCAGCGATGCGGAAGAAGCCGCGGCCCGCCGGCGTGTGGAAACCCTGGCTAACCTGTGTCGTCTCTCCCGGGAGGAGCTGGCCGAGCTCCACCGCCAGCGGGCGCAGTTACTGCAGCGGGCCTGCGACCATGTGGCGCTGACCCGGGCCCGGCTGTTCTCCGCCTACCCCCTGGTGGGGTTGGGACGCAAACCCACCCGCCCTGCCGTGCCCCAGGAAGACCTCCTGCGCCTGGCCTTGGATGTGCGCCGCTTCAAGGTTTTCCGCCACTTTACCGATGCCCAGCTCTTGCAGCTGGTGCAGGTGGCACGCAAGGAGCAGTTCCGGGCCGCTCAAACCCTGGCCAACGAAGGGCAGGAGGATTACGACGTCTTCCTCATCCTTTCGGGAACGGTCCAGGTGGTGCGCCGCACGCCGGTGGGTGCGCAGGTGCAGGCGTCGCTTTCCGCCGGCGATCTGGTGGGCGAGGTGGCGTTTTTGGACCGCCGCCCCCGCTCCTCGTCGCTCATCATCACGGAACCGGCGGTGATCCTGCGCTGGGAAGCGGAGGAGCTTTCCCGCCTGATCCACACCAACCGCGAGCTGCACGCCGCGCTTTTGTGGTCCTTCTGGCACGCTCTGGCCAGCAAGATCCGCATGGCCAACAGCGCCATGAACCGCATCATTGCCCCGGGACGCACCGCGGTTCGCCAGACCGCCGGGCAAGCGGGAGAGCCGGTGCGGTTGGATCCCGCCGACAAGGTGGCGCTCCTGCGGGAGCAGGGCTTATCCGCTTCCGAGCTGCGGCTTTTGGCCACCTATTCGCGGGAGGTTCGCTTCCCCCCCGAAACCCTCATCTTTGCGGAAGGACAGCGGGGCGACGAGCTTTACATCGTGGTGGACGGTCAGGTGCGCATTTCCCGCAACCTCCCGGGCTTGGGGGAAGAAGCGCTGGCCATCTTAGGGCGCGGCGAGATCTTCGGGGAAATGGCGCTCATTGACGATGAACCGCGCAGCGCCGATGCCCGCGCCCACACCCAAGGTTGCACGCTCTTCGTGGTGGATCGCTCCCGCCTGGAAGAGGTGCTGGACCTGGACCCCGACGCCGCCTGTCAGTTCCTCACCCTCATGTGCCAGATCCTGTGCCGGCGCTTGCGGGCCATGAACGACCGCTTGCTGGCCTGGCACCTCATGGCCATGCACGAGTAA
- a CDS encoding ATP-dependent DNA helicase has translation MAVKVDLPNRKVWASVHDLLPEAATSGWPGEGWVRLSVGSELHRLVQARLAQEDPSYQPEVVVEAEIPLKGWTLLVSGRCDGVFSPPQGKPVVEEIKTLHFRTDLFRPEAELLRQRFQWQVRLYAYCLYPEGQAQARLRLVDLGGEEERVEEVRWSPGQVEAYLKSRLSVFIHEAEERAALLARWQQTAARLAFPFPEVRPVQREAMAAVEEAVASGRHLLLSAPTGVGKTAAALFPALRQALMTGKRLVFCTAKTLQQKLAVETLVAMNDGSFRTVQIRAKAKMCANREVICHEEFCDYIQDLPAKLASSRLVERLLQWSHVDPNTVFAAAQAEGVCPFIAQLETVPETLAVVCDYNYVFDPGIALFGRPETGSLGDLILVVDEAHNLVDRAREYFSPRLSRSALARAANITGQFTTKVCRELTAIFQELDQALAKTIAEATRGKGQAALAEPPVEVLRQARLQLDALMVPYFAFKRQQELWLSSDPVVELLLVLARFLELLETGRPELVSLAERQDKEPTAGQPGDESLRLYCLDPSPFLRPILDACHSCVAMSATLQPFEFYRELLGFDPDRTDTLALPSPFPKENRLVAVVDSVDTSYRHRGHAYGPIAELIPELLPPGKNALVLFPSYRFLQEVASRLVVETHEVLVQKSQDSDLMREEMLRLLQTNHRAVLLLGVLGGAFAEGVDYPGEMLSEVIVVSPGLPQVSPERELLKNYFDHRSGKGFLYAYLVPGMTRVVQAAGRLIRSAEDRGVIVLVCRRFLQQPYASLLPQEWTGDDPSSLFIPDLPEAIRRFFEESTN, from the coding sequence GTGGCCGTCAAGGTAGATCTCCCCAACCGGAAGGTCTGGGCTTCGGTGCACGACCTCCTACCGGAAGCCGCCACCTCGGGGTGGCCGGGGGAGGGGTGGGTGCGGCTTTCCGTGGGCTCGGAGCTGCACCGCTTGGTGCAGGCGCGGCTGGCCCAGGAAGACCCCAGCTACCAACCGGAAGTGGTGGTGGAAGCGGAAATCCCTCTGAAGGGCTGGACGCTTTTGGTGAGCGGTCGGTGCGACGGGGTTTTTAGCCCGCCCCAGGGCAAGCCGGTGGTGGAAGAAATCAAGACCCTGCATTTCCGGACGGACCTCTTCCGGCCGGAAGCGGAGCTTTTGCGCCAGCGCTTCCAGTGGCAGGTGCGGCTTTACGCCTACTGCCTTTACCCCGAGGGCCAGGCCCAGGCCCGATTGCGTTTGGTGGACCTGGGCGGCGAAGAGGAGCGGGTGGAGGAGGTGCGGTGGTCGCCGGGGCAGGTGGAGGCCTACCTCAAAAGCCGGCTTTCGGTCTTCATCCACGAGGCGGAAGAGCGGGCAGCGCTTTTGGCCCGCTGGCAGCAAACCGCCGCCCGGCTCGCCTTTCCCTTTCCAGAGGTGCGGCCGGTGCAGCGGGAAGCCATGGCCGCGGTGGAAGAAGCGGTGGCTTCGGGCCGTCATCTGTTGCTTTCGGCACCCACCGGCGTGGGCAAAACCGCGGCGGCCCTTTTCCCCGCCCTGCGCCAGGCCCTGATGACCGGCAAGCGCCTGGTCTTTTGCACCGCCAAAACGCTGCAGCAGAAGCTGGCGGTGGAAACCCTGGTGGCCATGAACGACGGCAGCTTCCGCACCGTGCAAATCCGCGCCAAAGCCAAGATGTGCGCCAACCGCGAGGTCATTTGCCACGAGGAGTTTTGCGACTACATCCAGGACCTGCCTGCCAAATTGGCTTCAAGCCGCTTGGTGGAAAGACTCCTCCAGTGGTCCCACGTGGACCCCAACACGGTGTTTGCTGCCGCCCAAGCGGAAGGCGTTTGCCCCTTCATTGCCCAGCTGGAAACGGTCCCCGAAACCCTTGCGGTGGTTTGCGATTACAACTACGTGTTTGACCCCGGGATTGCGCTTTTCGGTCGCCCCGAAACCGGCAGCCTGGGCGACCTCATCCTGGTGGTGGATGAGGCCCACAACCTGGTGGACCGCGCCCGGGAGTACTTCTCCCCCCGCCTTTCCCGCTCCGCGTTAGCCAGAGCTGCAAACATCACCGGCCAGTTCACCACCAAGGTGTGCCGGGAGCTCACCGCCATCTTTCAGGAGCTCGATCAAGCGCTGGCCAAGACCATAGCCGAAGCCACCCGCGGAAAAGGGCAAGCGGCCCTGGCCGAACCCCCGGTGGAGGTGCTCCGCCAGGCCCGTCTCCAGCTGGACGCGCTCATGGTCCCCTACTTTGCGTTTAAGCGCCAGCAGGAGCTGTGGCTTTCCTCCGATCCGGTGGTGGAGTTGCTGCTGGTGCTGGCCCGCTTTTTGGAGCTTTTGGAAACCGGCAGACCGGAGCTGGTGAGCCTAGCCGAGCGGCAGGACAAAGAGCCCACCGCCGGCCAGCCCGGCGACGAGAGCCTGCGGCTTTACTGCCTGGATCCCTCGCCTTTCCTGCGCCCCATCCTGGACGCCTGCCACAGCTGCGTGGCCATGTCCGCCACCCTGCAGCCCTTCGAGTTTTACCGCGAGCTTTTGGGGTTCGATCCCGATCGCACCGATACTCTGGCTTTGCCTTCGCCGTTTCCCAAAGAAAACCGCCTGGTGGCGGTGGTGGACAGCGTGGACACCTCCTACCGCCACCGCGGCCACGCTTACGGGCCCATTGCCGAGCTCATCCCCGAGCTCTTACCCCCGGGGAAAAACGCGCTGGTGCTGTTCCCCTCGTACCGCTTCTTGCAGGAAGTGGCTTCGCGCCTGGTGGTGGAGACCCACGAGGTGCTGGTGCAAAAGAGCCAGGACTCCGACCTCATGCGCGAGGAAATGCTGCGCCTTTTGCAAACCAACCACCGGGCGGTGCTGCTTTTGGGGGTTCTGGGTGGGGCCTTTGCCGAAGGGGTGGACTACCCGGGGGAGATGCTTTCCGAGGTCATTGTGGTATCGCCGGGGTTGCCCCAGGTGAGCCCGGAACGCGAGCTTTTGAAAAACTACTTCGACCATCGGTCGGGAAAAGGGTTCCTGTACGCCTACCTCGTTCCCGGCATGACCCGGGTGGTGCAGGCGGCCGGCCGGCTCATCCGCTCCGCCGAAGACCGGGGGGTGATCGTCCTGGTTTGCCGCCGCTTTCTGCAACAGCCTTACGCTTCCCTTCTCCCCCAGGAGTGGACGGGGGACGACCCGTCTTCTCTGTTCATCCCCGATCTCCCGGAGGCCATCCGCCGTTTCTTCGAGGAAAGCACCAACTAA
- a CDS encoding CBS domain-containing protein yields MDTIAAVLREKGSKVYTVAPGATVLEAARAMDAHNVGSLLVVDGDKPVGIFSERDLMRRVVVAGKDPAKVKVREVMSRDVWVVEPDTRVKEAMAIMTERRCRHLPVVEKGKVVGLISIGDLVRWISKDQEFQIRMLENYITGAYPA; encoded by the coding sequence ATGGACACCATCGCTGCTGTCCTTCGGGAAAAAGGAAGCAAGGTTTACACCGTGGCCCCGGGAGCCACGGTGCTGGAGGCCGCCCGCGCCATGGATGCCCACAACGTGGGCTCGCTTCTGGTGGTGGACGGCGACAAGCCGGTGGGCATCTTTTCCGAACGGGACCTCATGCGGCGGGTGGTGGTGGCGGGGAAGGACCCGGCAAAGGTCAAGGTGCGGGAGGTCATGTCCCGGGACGTCTGGGTGGTGGAGCCGGACACCCGGGTGAAGGAAGCCATGGCCATCATGACCGAGCGCCGATGCCGGCACCTGCCGGTGGTGGAAAAGGGCAAGGTGGTGGGCTTGATTTCCATTGGTGACTTGGTGCGGTGGATTTCCAAGGATCAGGAGTTTCAAATCCGCATGCTGGAAAACTACATCACCGGTGCCTACCCGGCATGA
- a CDS encoding WbuC family cupin fold metalloprotein: MSTCRVFPQAELKATVAAAQRAQRQRSNYNLHPQLDDAIQRFFNCLEPPTYVRPHRHAPGKFELFVLLQGRAGVLVFDEHGQVTEKHLLAPEALVAVEIPGGVLHTVVALAPNTVLFEVKPGPYEPLTDKDFAPWAPHEGDPQSTSLLSQWQALFSPDPRGCT, translated from the coding sequence ATGAGCACATGCCGGGTCTTTCCCCAAGCCGAGCTGAAAGCCACCGTGGCGGCCGCCCAAAGGGCGCAGCGCCAACGCAGCAACTACAACCTCCACCCGCAGTTAGATGACGCTATCCAGCGGTTCTTTAACTGCCTGGAGCCGCCAACCTACGTGCGTCCCCACCGCCACGCCCCCGGGAAGTTTGAGCTCTTTGTGCTGCTTCAGGGAAGGGCCGGGGTGCTGGTGTTTGACGAGCACGGCCAGGTGACGGAAAAACACCTCCTGGCCCCGGAAGCCCTGGTGGCGGTGGAAATCCCTGGCGGGGTGCTGCACACGGTGGTGGCGCTGGCGCCAAACACCGTGCTTTTTGAGGTTAAACCGGGACCCTACGAGCCCCTCACCGATAAGGACTTTGCCCCCTGGGCTCCGCATGAGGGGGACCCGCAAAGCACATCCTTGCTTTCGCAGTGGCAAGCGCTCTTTAGCCCCGATCCCAGAGGTTGTACTTGA
- a CDS encoding glycosyltransferase family 2 protein translates to MKLSVVVPVYNEEKTVREILDRVVRAPLPEGISELELVVVDDASTDSTAEVLRGYQLPGDVSRPTTMTVRRHEKNAGKAAALATGFALATGDVILVQDADLEYDPQDYPVLLGPILAGKADVVYGSRFLSGPHRVLFFWHYVGNKLLTTISNMFTDLNLSDMETCYKVFTREVKEKLRITSKRFGFEPEFTARVARMGVRIYEVPISYHGRTYAEGKKIGWKDGFEAIWCILKYNLWDRG, encoded by the coding sequence ATGAAGCTGTCGGTGGTGGTGCCGGTGTACAACGAGGAAAAAACGGTGCGGGAGATCCTGGATCGGGTGGTGCGGGCCCCGCTGCCCGAAGGCATTTCCGAGCTGGAGCTGGTGGTGGTGGATGACGCCTCCACCGATAGCACCGCCGAGGTGCTGCGGGGCTACCAGTTGCCCGGAGACGTGAGCCGCCCCACCACCATGACCGTGCGCCGTCATGAGAAAAACGCCGGCAAGGCGGCGGCTTTAGCCACGGGCTTTGCCCTGGCCACCGGCGACGTGATTCTGGTGCAGGACGCCGATCTGGAGTACGACCCGCAGGACTACCCGGTGCTGCTGGGACCCATCCTCGCGGGGAAGGCGGATGTGGTGTACGGGAGCCGCTTCCTCTCCGGACCGCATCGGGTGCTGTTCTTCTGGCATTACGTGGGCAACAAGCTCCTCACCACAATTTCCAACATGTTCACCGACCTCAACCTCTCGGACATGGAAACCTGCTACAAGGTGTTCACCCGTGAGGTCAAGGAAAAGCTACGGATTACTTCTAAGCGTTTTGGCTTTGAGCCGGAGTTTACCGCACGGGTGGCGCGGATGGGGGTCCGCATTTACGAGGTGCCCATTTCCTACCATGGCCGCACCTACGCCGAGGGCAAGAAGATCGGCTGGAAGGACGGCTTTGAGGCCATCTGGTGCATCCTCAAGTACAACCTCTGGGATCGGGGCTAA
- a CDS encoding Smr/MutS family protein, with protein sequence MDANKPEPHVLPIEDSLDLHTFHPKDLEAAVEAYLEEARKRGLREVRLIHGRGKGVARARVARLLARLPYVLRAYEAPPERGGWGATVVELAPEQGEKASHPNPNPRL encoded by the coding sequence GTGGACGCAAACAAACCCGAGCCTCACGTTTTGCCCATCGAGGACAGCCTCGACCTCCACACCTTTCACCCGAAAGACCTGGAAGCCGCGGTGGAAGCGTACCTGGAGGAAGCGAGAAAACGCGGCTTGCGAGAGGTGCGCCTCATTCACGGGCGCGGGAAAGGGGTAGCCCGGGCTCGGGTGGCCAGGCTCCTGGCGCGCCTCCCTTACGTGCTGCGTGCATACGAAGCACCGCCCGAACGGGGCGGTTGGGGTGCCACGGTGGTGGAGCTTGCGCCGGAACAAGGTGAAAAAGCCAGCCACCCTAATCCAAATCCACGTCTTTGA
- a CDS encoding TerC family protein — MHFWWWLVFGGLVLGALALDLLVFHRHAHRESMREAVTWSVVWVGLGLAFAVFVAVVEGRDSALAYLTAFLIEKSLSVDNLFVFVGLFAYFGVQPENQHRVLFWGILGAIVIRGLFIFVGISLITHFHWVNYLLGAILLATGAKLATGGEEVHPEKNLVVRWAARILPFTKEFHGESFAVKGDRGLRFTPLFLALIAVEATDVMFAVDSIPAVLAISSDPFVVYTSNIFAILGLRALYFVLVGALRSLKYLRPALALILVLVGVKMMVADFYHVETWVSLLVVGVLLGGATVLSLWETSRERKGKNLRSKKRQGGE, encoded by the coding sequence ATGCACTTCTGGTGGTGGTTGGTCTTTGGCGGCTTGGTGCTGGGGGCTCTGGCCCTCGATCTTTTGGTTTTCCATCGCCACGCCCATCGCGAGAGCATGCGCGAAGCGGTGACCTGGAGCGTTGTTTGGGTAGGTCTGGGTTTGGCGTTTGCGGTGTTTGTGGCGGTGGTGGAGGGGAGGGATTCGGCCCTCGCCTACCTCACGGCGTTTTTAATTGAAAAATCGCTGTCGGTGGACAACCTCTTCGTTTTCGTGGGGCTTTTCGCGTACTTCGGGGTGCAGCCGGAAAACCAGCACCGGGTGCTGTTCTGGGGCATCCTGGGGGCCATCGTCATTCGCGGTTTGTTCATTTTCGTGGGGATCAGCCTCATAACCCACTTCCACTGGGTGAACTACCTGCTGGGGGCGATCCTGTTAGCCACCGGCGCCAAGCTTGCCACCGGAGGGGAAGAGGTTCACCCGGAAAAAAACCTGGTGGTGCGCTGGGCAGCGCGTATTTTGCCGTTTACCAAGGAGTTTCACGGTGAGTCTTTTGCCGTCAAGGGCGACCGGGGGCTGCGGTTTACCCCGCTGTTTCTGGCGCTCATTGCCGTGGAAGCCACCGACGTGATGTTTGCTGTGGACTCCATCCCCGCAGTTTTGGCCATTTCCTCCGATCCTTTTGTGGTGTACACCTCCAACATCTTTGCCATCCTTGGCTTGCGGGCGTTGTATTTCGTGTTGGTGGGGGCCCTGCGCTCGCTCAAGTACCTGCGCCCGGCGCTAGCCCTCATCCTGGTTTTGGTGGGTGTGAAGATGATGGTGGCGGACTTTTACCACGTGGAAACCTGGGTTTCGCTGTTGGTGGTGGGTGTGCTTCTGGGAGGGGCCACGGTGCTTTCGCTGTGGGAAACAAGCCGCGAGCGCAAAGGGAAAAACCTTCGGTCGAAGAAGCGCCAAGGCGGGGAGTAA